One window from the genome of Lentibacillus daqui encodes:
- a CDS encoding MurR/RpiR family transcriptional regulator encodes MSETFLNRVKNEHESLSETERYLIDYMKQHINAIPQISIVKLSEQANVSTATIVRTMQKLGYSGFTAFKIHLKDEFDASPAFSAVEKIDKEIKEAILKNEQEVIKTIELLDSGTIEDALQKIIHSNKITIFARGFSELIAKEMMVKFQLLGKSCELHDDPNIIRTISKKIDKRNIVIFVSLNGKTEELVEAASNCQKNAVSTILLTANQNSPLYELCEISLVGFKSKKSYFPDYEVRSRLPIQVIARIILDAYAIRM; translated from the coding sequence GTGTCAGAGACATTTTTAAACAGGGTTAAAAACGAGCATGAATCTTTAAGTGAAACTGAACGCTATTTAATTGATTATATGAAACAGCATATAAATGCAATCCCGCAAATTTCCATCGTCAAACTAAGCGAACAGGCGAATGTATCCACTGCTACCATTGTTAGGACCATGCAGAAGCTTGGATATAGTGGTTTTACTGCATTTAAAATTCATTTAAAGGATGAGTTTGATGCCAGTCCCGCATTTTCCGCGGTGGAGAAAATCGATAAAGAAATAAAAGAGGCTATTTTAAAAAATGAACAGGAAGTCATCAAAACGATCGAACTGCTCGACAGCGGGACGATTGAAGATGCACTGCAAAAGATTATTCATTCAAATAAAATTACAATCTTTGCACGAGGGTTTTCAGAACTAATAGCAAAGGAAATGATGGTTAAATTTCAATTGTTGGGGAAAAGTTGTGAGTTGCATGATGACCCAAATATTATCCGAACCATTAGTAAAAAAATTGATAAGAGAAACATCGTTATTTTTGTTTCTTTAAATGGAAAAACAGAAGAACTTGTTGAAGCAGCTTCCAATTGTCAAAAAAATGCTGTAAGTACCATTCTCTTGACCGCAAATCAAAACAGTCCTTTATATGAATTATGTGAAATCTCATTGGTAGGTTTTAAATCGAAAAAATCTTATTTTCCGGATTATGAAGTACGCTCACGCCTGCCGATACAGGTAATAGCCCGCATCATCCTGGATGCTTACGCTATTCGTATGTAA
- a CDS encoding RNA-guided endonuclease InsQ/TnpB family protein, producing MLTYNKKVRLVVTKENKQLLDSQSRMCNWLYNQLLDAVEEDYRNGKKKKLLSGRNLRNEVPKIKGENPFLFKVHSSPLKNTALRLKDAYERFFDPKLMNEKPKYRSWKKKWFSLYYDEPKKGFKLLDANLLSLSFGKLTDEEHKELKKKDKKAKKTIKIKVGLVEAVELSETERVKTLRITKDLDSYYAIFTIEDAKEITKVEEQSFIVFDPNHKNLAIGLGSDGKSYELKSMNALLKYWDKRIDEIKSKRDKCEKFNKLVCTPNVTYFEPSKRWKRLNHALEGAQLKRREQMKTLLFSYAHYFSKRYDAIYIGDYTPTPDVAKYGTMRRAMLNQTPVGQFRRILNWVQAKSGKHYQKIDERDTTKTCCVCGHQEKKDPSIRSFTCVNCGTTLSRDINSAVNIGKKAKKRLPRAGYIGVESPMYTVWWDFKQAKIACGLTPSAGLRK from the coding sequence ATGCTTACGTATAATAAAAAGGTACGATTGGTGGTTACAAAGGAAAACAAGCAGTTACTCGATTCTCAATCCAGAATGTGCAACTGGCTGTACAATCAATTGCTTGATGCGGTGGAGGAAGATTATCGCAATGGAAAAAAGAAAAAACTGCTTTCCGGTAGAAACCTGAGGAATGAAGTACCGAAAATAAAAGGGGAAAACCCATTTTTGTTTAAAGTCCATTCCTCCCCATTGAAAAATACGGCATTACGGTTAAAAGATGCCTATGAACGATTTTTTGATCCAAAATTAATGAATGAGAAACCAAAATATCGTTCATGGAAAAAGAAGTGGTTTTCGCTATATTACGATGAACCAAAAAAAGGCTTTAAATTATTGGACGCCAATCTGCTTTCCTTAAGTTTTGGCAAATTAACAGATGAAGAACATAAGGAATTAAAGAAAAAAGATAAAAAGGCTAAGAAGACCATCAAAATCAAAGTTGGACTTGTGGAAGCGGTAGAACTAAGCGAAACGGAGAGAGTCAAAACCCTTCGCATCACAAAGGATCTGGATTCGTATTATGCCATTTTTACAATAGAAGATGCCAAGGAAATCACCAAGGTGGAGGAACAATCGTTTATTGTATTTGATCCCAACCATAAGAATTTGGCAATAGGATTAGGCAGTGATGGAAAATCATATGAATTGAAATCAATGAATGCACTGTTGAAGTATTGGGATAAACGAATCGATGAAATCAAATCAAAACGGGACAAATGTGAAAAGTTTAATAAGCTGGTATGCACCCCAAATGTTACGTATTTTGAGCCAAGCAAACGTTGGAAAAGACTCAATCATGCTTTGGAAGGGGCGCAATTAAAACGTCGAGAACAAATGAAGACGCTGTTATTTAGCTATGCGCATTATTTTTCCAAGCGTTACGATGCCATTTACATTGGTGACTATACTCCGACTCCCGATGTGGCAAAGTACGGGACGATGAGAAGGGCCATGTTAAATCAAACACCAGTTGGACAGTTTCGCCGTATATTAAACTGGGTGCAAGCGAAAAGTGGCAAGCATTATCAAAAGATTGATGAACGGGATACAACCAAAACCTGTTGTGTCTGTGGTCATCAGGAGAAAAAGGATCCATCTATTCGCAGCTTTACATGTGTAAACTGCGGTACAACGCTTTCGAGAGATATCAACAGTGCAGTTAATATCGGAAAGAAAGCCAAAAAGCGATTGCCTCGCGCAGGCTACATAGGTGTGGAATCCCCTATGTATACAGTGTGGTGGGATTTTAAACAGGCAAAGATTGCTTGTGGTTTGACCCCATCTGCTGGCCTCAGGAAGTAA
- a CDS encoding M3 family oligoendopeptidase translates to MKYEDTWDLDSIFPGGTKSKELQTKLKTIKEEIDAYQKLLNDWDFATDPSVKTFKAILQKQETIGKGLGQSATFVQMWHDAFMDDEHANVVMGQVMDLYSEMQKLSNTFTKKLVAISDDDWQNLLADETLKEISFALNERRDQGKRLLSEEEEKLISDLNKDGLTAWSHLYDTIVSIMTIPFTDKEGKTTELSVGQAMNLMYTDPDPEVRKQLFENWETAWAKYAPIFADNINHLVGYRLTLQKAHKREGYLEEPLEYNRMTKKTLDAMWSAVANHKQPFIDFLNQKANLFGMEKLGWQDVDAPVALGNVKPTRFTYDEACDFVINHFASFGPKLSDFAKHALRNRWVEAEDRPNKRPGGYCTELPEFKESRIFMTFTGSPNDTSTLAHELGHAFHSHVMNDLPDLNQEYAMNVAETASTFAETIIGNATVANAKSEAEKIQLLSAKLENATAMFLNIHARFLFENAFYEERSKGIVSEKRLNELMIEAQKEAYCDSLSGYHPHFWCSKLHFFIDDVPFYNFPYTFGYLFSLGIYAEYLKNPEGFEDKYIALLRDTGSMKVEDLAEKHLGVDLTKQEFWAAGIQLMAKDAEEFIRLTNEVGKN, encoded by the coding sequence ATGAAATATGAAGATACGTGGGATTTAGATAGCATTTTTCCCGGGGGTACGAAATCCAAAGAATTACAAACAAAATTGAAAACAATCAAAGAAGAAATCGATGCATACCAAAAATTGTTGAATGATTGGGATTTTGCTACAGATCCATCAGTCAAAACATTCAAGGCGATTTTGCAAAAACAAGAAACAATTGGTAAGGGTCTCGGTCAGTCTGCTACCTTCGTTCAAATGTGGCATGACGCATTCATGGACGACGAACATGCCAATGTGGTGATGGGGCAAGTAATGGATCTGTACAGCGAGATGCAAAAGCTGTCCAACACCTTTACGAAAAAACTTGTGGCTATTTCAGATGATGATTGGCAAAATCTTTTAGCAGATGAAACATTAAAAGAAATTTCCTTTGCATTAAATGAAAGACGTGATCAGGGGAAACGTCTCTTATCGGAGGAAGAAGAAAAGCTGATTTCCGATTTAAACAAAGATGGTTTGACCGCTTGGAGCCATCTATATGACACCATCGTTTCCATTATGACTATTCCATTTACAGATAAAGAGGGAAAAACTACTGAATTATCTGTTGGACAAGCCATGAACCTGATGTATACTGACCCAGATCCCGAAGTTAGGAAACAGCTTTTTGAAAATTGGGAGACGGCATGGGCAAAATATGCACCCATTTTTGCTGATAACATCAATCATTTAGTTGGCTACCGGCTGACACTGCAAAAGGCCCATAAACGGGAGGGTTATTTGGAAGAACCATTGGAATATAATCGTATGACCAAAAAAACGCTCGATGCAATGTGGTCAGCAGTTGCCAACCATAAACAACCTTTTATTGACTTTTTAAACCAAAAGGCAAACCTGTTTGGGATGGAAAAGTTGGGCTGGCAGGATGTCGATGCCCCAGTTGCATTAGGTAATGTCAAACCAACTCGTTTTACATATGATGAGGCATGCGACTTTGTGATTAATCATTTTGCTTCCTTTGGTCCAAAACTATCAGATTTTGCCAAACATGCACTCAGAAATCGCTGGGTGGAAGCAGAGGATCGCCCAAATAAACGCCCGGGCGGATATTGTACAGAACTTCCGGAATTTAAAGAATCCCGGATATTTATGACCTTTACCGGATCACCAAATGATACCAGTACCTTGGCTCATGAATTGGGTCATGCATTTCATAGTCATGTCATGAACGATTTGCCCGATTTAAATCAAGAATATGCTATGAATGTGGCGGAAACAGCAAGTACGTTTGCCGAAACAATTATTGGTAATGCAACCGTAGCAAATGCAAAATCAGAAGCGGAAAAAATTCAACTATTAAGTGCGAAACTGGAAAATGCAACGGCGATGTTTTTAAATATTCATGCACGGTTCTTATTTGAAAATGCTTTTTACGAGGAGCGTTCGAAAGGCATTGTCTCGGAAAAACGGTTGAATGAATTAATGATTGAAGCACAAAAGGAAGCATATTGTGACAGTTTGTCCGGTTATCATCCGCATTTCTGGTGCAGCAAATTGCACTTCTTTATCGATGATGTGCCGTTCTACAATTTCCCGTATACATTCGGCTATTTGTTCAGCTTAGGGATCTATGCGGAATACCTGAAAAACCCTGAAGGCTTTGAGGATAAATATATCGCCTTACTGAGGGATACCGGTTCGATGAAAGTAGAAGACCTTGCTGAAAAACATTTGGGCGTTGATTTAACCAAACAGGAGTTTTGGGCTGCGGGGATTCAATTAATGGCAAAAGATGCCGAAGAATTTATTCGTTTGACCAACGAGGTAGGAAAAAACTAA
- a CDS encoding MDR family MFS transporter produces the protein MTNSTETKYEFLSENPNVKTLPIMAALIIGAFFALLNETLLNIALTTLMHAFDITLPTVQWVATGFLLVTAIVIPISPLLMQWLTTRQLFIGTMTVFTIGTAIASIAPTFSILLVGRLIQAIGTGLLMPVIYNVFLLIYPPHKRGKIMGIVGLVIIFAPAIGPTLSGVIVDYLGWRFLFISVIPFTLFSILFAFKYLINVSEVTKPKIDWISILLSTVGFGATIYGFSSVGENEAGFSSPTVLLSIIIGGIAIILFAIRQFKINGPLMDLRVFKLPMFSHAVIMFIIIVMTMFASELILPVFMQGPMALAPAVVGMLLLPGSILNGIMSPFMGALFDKVGPRVMMIPATIVLTGTMFMFSRLTADTPPWVIIVGFMLIMLSISATMMPAETNGLNQLPKRLYPHGTAVMSTLQPLSGAIGVSVFISLLNSKQASYLEGVAVPTSEASLTEAVVVAVEHVYFIIFIFAIVTVLLSFVVYRARPVEEDKPAEEMQEP, from the coding sequence ATGACAAACTCAACAGAAACAAAGTATGAATTTTTATCTGAAAATCCGAATGTCAAAACGTTGCCAATTATGGCAGCGTTAATTATTGGTGCTTTTTTTGCATTGTTGAATGAAACGCTTCTAAACATTGCCTTGACAACATTAATGCATGCGTTTGATATTACATTACCGACTGTGCAGTGGGTTGCTACTGGATTTTTGTTGGTTACGGCGATTGTCATTCCAATATCGCCGCTTCTAATGCAATGGCTTACGACAAGACAGCTCTTCATTGGAACGATGACAGTATTTACAATTGGTACAGCAATCGCATCAATCGCACCTACATTTTCTATTCTGCTCGTTGGACGTTTGATTCAAGCTATTGGCACTGGACTATTAATGCCGGTCATATACAATGTATTCTTATTGATATATCCTCCGCATAAAAGAGGGAAGATTATGGGGATTGTCGGGTTAGTAATTATATTTGCTCCGGCAATTGGTCCAACGCTTTCAGGTGTAATTGTCGACTATTTAGGTTGGAGATTTTTATTTATCTCCGTCATCCCTTTTACGCTTTTTTCAATCTTGTTTGCTTTTAAATATTTAATCAATGTCTCTGAAGTTACAAAGCCTAAAATTGATTGGATTTCTATTCTTTTATCAACTGTTGGCTTTGGAGCAACGATATATGGATTCAGTTCTGTCGGGGAAAATGAAGCTGGCTTTTCATCCCCGACAGTATTACTTTCCATTATTATTGGAGGAATAGCTATTATTCTGTTTGCAATCAGACAATTTAAAATTAACGGACCCCTAATGGATTTACGAGTATTCAAATTACCGATGTTTTCACATGCGGTTATTATGTTCATTATTATTGTAATGACAATGTTTGCTTCCGAACTGATCTTACCAGTATTCATGCAGGGTCCGATGGCCTTGGCGCCCGCAGTAGTGGGAATGTTGCTTTTGCCGGGCAGTATTTTAAATGGGATTATGAGTCCGTTTATGGGTGCTTTATTTGATAAAGTTGGGCCCCGTGTGATGATGATTCCAGCAACCATCGTTCTGACAGGAACAATGTTTATGTTTAGCCGACTAACAGCAGATACACCACCGTGGGTCATTATCGTAGGATTTATGCTGATTATGCTTAGTATATCCGCAACGATGATGCCTGCTGAAACAAATGGATTGAACCAGCTTCCTAAGCGTTTATATCCGCACGGTACAGCAGTAATGTCGACATTACAGCCGTTAAGTGGTGCAATCGGTGTCTCGGTATTTATCAGTCTTTTGAATTCTAAACAAGCAAGTTACCTGGAAGGTGTAGCAGTTCCCACGTCAGAGGCTTCCTTGACGGAGGCGGTGGTTGTTGCGGTAGAACATGTCTATTTTATTATCTTTATCTTTGCGATAGTTACAGTGTTATTGTCATTTGTCGTTTATCGAGCACGCCCAGTGGAAGAAGATAAACCGGCGGAAGAAATGCAGGAACCTTAA
- a CDS encoding NAD(P)/FAD-dependent oxidoreductase produces the protein MTYDVVVIGGGPSGLMASIAAAEQGAKTLLIEKGKKLGKKLAISGGGRCNVTNRLPQEEVIRHIPGNGKFLYSAFSVFNNYDIIDFFENMGVKLKEEDHGRMFPVSNSAKTVVNALINKLYDLNVEIRMNTMVQAIHYDTDCHTVIMDQEKFNTKAVVIAVGGKAVPHTGSTGDGYAWAKKAGHTITTLYPTEVALTSNEDFIQQKELQGLSLRDVSLTVLNKKQKAIITHRMDMLFTHFGISGPAVLRCSQFVVKELMRGNSEVKMVLDVLPDANEQQLVKSVWQTMEQHPKKTVKNNLKGLIPERLLDFILTNHRVMPEEKAANIGKDTIRSIVSNMKHFTFSVHGSLPLKKAFVTGGGVSLKEVDPRTIKSKKMHGLYFCGEILDIHGYTGGYNITSALVTGRLAGTNAASEAKALL, from the coding sequence TTGACATATGATGTAGTTGTGATTGGCGGCGGTCCATCCGGATTGATGGCCTCCATCGCTGCCGCAGAACAAGGCGCCAAAACACTTTTAATCGAAAAAGGAAAAAAACTCGGAAAGAAACTTGCCATTTCCGGTGGTGGCCGTTGTAATGTTACCAACCGTCTGCCACAGGAAGAAGTGATTAGACATATTCCCGGTAATGGAAAATTTCTGTACAGTGCGTTTTCTGTCTTTAATAATTATGATATCATCGACTTTTTTGAAAACATGGGAGTCAAGCTAAAGGAGGAAGATCATGGTCGCATGTTCCCTGTCTCTAATTCAGCCAAAACCGTGGTTAATGCGCTGATTAACAAGCTTTATGACCTTAACGTAGAAATTCGTATGAACACTATGGTACAAGCCATTCACTATGATACTGATTGTCACACGGTCATCATGGATCAGGAGAAATTCAACACAAAAGCGGTCGTTATTGCGGTTGGTGGAAAAGCTGTCCCACATACAGGTTCTACCGGCGATGGCTATGCTTGGGCGAAAAAAGCTGGACATACTATTACCACGCTATACCCGACAGAAGTTGCATTGACATCCAATGAAGATTTTATTCAACAAAAGGAGCTGCAAGGGCTATCATTGAGAGACGTGTCCCTAACTGTATTAAATAAGAAACAAAAAGCAATCATTACTCACCGAATGGATATGCTATTTACTCATTTTGGCATTTCCGGTCCAGCTGTTTTACGCTGTTCGCAATTTGTCGTAAAAGAACTGATGCGTGGCAATTCCGAGGTCAAGATGGTGTTAGATGTACTGCCTGATGCAAATGAACAGCAACTGGTAAAATCGGTGTGGCAAACAATGGAACAACATCCCAAGAAAACAGTAAAAAATAATTTAAAAGGACTGATCCCTGAGCGTTTGCTCGATTTTATCCTGACCAATCATCGCGTCATGCCAGAAGAAAAAGCTGCCAACATCGGCAAGGATACTATTCGTTCCATTGTCAGCAACATGAAACATTTCACTTTTTCCGTTCATGGTTCATTACCATTAAAGAAGGCCTTTGTAACTGGTGGCGGTGTGTCTTTAAAAGAGGTTGACCCGCGTACGATAAAATCGAAAAAGATGCATGGATTGTATTTTTGTGGTGAAATTTTGGATATTCACGGCTATACTGGCGGTTACAATATTACCTCAGCACTGGTAACAGGAAGGCTAGCCGGGACAAATGCTGCATCTGAAGCCAAAGCATTGTTGTAA
- the lacD gene encoding tagatose-bisphosphate aldolase produces the protein MKPISDKKRLALKKIMNENGIISALAIDQRGALKRMMGEATTTESIEAFKGLVSEVLTPYASSILLDPEYGLPATKKRASSAGLLLAYEKTGYDTTKPGRLPDLLPIWSARRLKEQGADAVKFLLYYDIDEPVTINEQKHAFVERIGSECEAEGIPFFLEIVTYDATITDAKSKDYAKVKPHKVNDAMKEFSKPEYHVDVLKVEVPVNMEYVEGYGAEAVYSKQEAREHFKSQSNASDLPFIFLSAGVSAEMFQETLRFAHEAGSRFNGVLCGRATWKDGVKIYSESGADKAKEWLQTQGKENIETLNKVIQETASSVEKD, from the coding sequence ATGAAACCTATAAGCGATAAAAAAAGATTAGCTTTGAAAAAAATCATGAACGAAAATGGGATTATCAGTGCACTGGCGATAGACCAGCGAGGTGCATTAAAAAGGATGATGGGTGAGGCAACAACAACAGAGTCAATTGAAGCTTTTAAAGGTCTTGTTTCCGAAGTACTGACACCTTACGCATCTTCCATTTTGTTGGATCCCGAGTATGGACTGCCTGCCACGAAAAAAAGGGCCTCCAGTGCAGGATTGCTTCTTGCATATGAAAAAACCGGCTATGATACAACCAAACCAGGTAGATTGCCGGATCTCTTGCCAATCTGGTCAGCGCGCCGGTTAAAAGAGCAGGGAGCGGATGCAGTGAAATTTCTGCTTTATTATGATATTGATGAGCCTGTCACTATTAATGAACAAAAACATGCATTTGTTGAACGTATTGGCTCCGAATGTGAAGCAGAGGGTATCCCGTTCTTTTTGGAGATTGTTACGTATGATGCAACAATTACGGATGCAAAAAGCAAGGACTATGCAAAAGTGAAGCCACATAAAGTAAATGATGCCATGAAGGAATTTTCCAAACCGGAATATCATGTAGATGTATTAAAAGTGGAGGTTCCAGTCAATATGGAGTATGTAGAAGGATATGGAGCAGAGGCCGTGTATTCCAAACAGGAAGCGCGGGAACATTTTAAATCGCAGAGCAATGCAAGTGATTTACCGTTTATTTTTCTGAGTGCCGGAGTAAGTGCGGAGATGTTTCAGGAGACATTACGTTTCGCACATGAAGCAGGGTCACGTTTTAATGGTGTACTCTGTGGCCGCGCTACTTGGAAAGATGGTGTAAAAATATATTCCGAATCAGGCGCGGATAAAGCAAAGGAATGGCTGCAAACGCAGGGGAAGGAAAATATCGAAACATTGAATAAAGTGATTCAGGAGACAGCTTCTTCAGTCGAAAAAGATTGA
- the pfkB gene encoding 1-phosphofructokinase: MIYTCTMNPAIDLFTEFEHFAPFVVNRSTQEDYQANGKAINISFILKKIGIDSTATGFLGGFTGDFIESELRKKSIGVDFIKVDGITRINTFIRSGDKEYKAVNKGPEISQTAQEKLLQNLQMLTEEDMLFVSGSLPKGIKDEIFVEIAKLSRKQSFQLILDISSDRLIDCLDYQPFLIKPNDEELAQLLGVPAFKTDEGLVAGAKKMLDLGAERVLVSRGEKGALYVDKENILFTTAPKGKVVNTACAGDTMLGVFAGKMLQTNNLETALVSATAAGSSTAFSAGLSDLKDVPQLKEQIQLRKVVV; the protein is encoded by the coding sequence ATGATATATACTTGTACAATGAATCCTGCCATTGATTTGTTTACGGAATTTGAACATTTCGCCCCATTTGTCGTCAATCGCAGTACCCAGGAAGATTATCAAGCGAATGGAAAAGCTATCAATATATCATTTATATTAAAGAAAATAGGTATTGATAGCACAGCTACAGGATTTTTAGGAGGATTCACTGGAGACTTTATCGAGTCGGAATTACGCAAAAAGTCGATCGGTGTTGACTTTATCAAAGTGGATGGAATAACAAGAATTAATACCTTTATCCGATCAGGTGATAAAGAATATAAAGCAGTTAATAAGGGGCCGGAAATCAGTCAAACGGCACAAGAAAAACTTCTTCAAAATCTGCAAATGTTAACAGAAGAGGATATGCTGTTTGTTTCAGGAAGTTTACCAAAAGGAATAAAAGATGAAATTTTTGTAGAGATTGCCAAATTATCTAGAAAGCAGAGCTTTCAACTAATCCTAGATATTAGTTCAGATCGTTTAATAGATTGTTTGGACTATCAGCCGTTTCTTATTAAACCAAACGATGAGGAATTGGCACAACTATTAGGTGTTCCAGCATTCAAAACAGACGAAGGGTTAGTTGCTGGTGCAAAAAAAATGCTGGATCTAGGAGCAGAGAGGGTATTGGTATCACGTGGTGAGAAGGGGGCGTTATATGTGGATAAGGAAAATATTTTATTCACGACAGCTCCAAAAGGAAAAGTGGTAAATACGGCTTGTGCTGGAGATACGATGCTCGGTGTGTTTGCAGGAAAGATGTTACAAACGAATAATTTGGAAACGGCATTAGTCAGTGCAACGGCTGCCGGCTCGTCAACAGCTTTTTCGGCAGGATTGAGTGATTTAAAGGATGTACCACAGTTAAAAGAACAAATTCAATTAAGAAAGGTGGTAGTCTAG
- the pepV gene encoding dipeptidase PepV, with protein sequence MANINWMDEVLKRKEDFIKDLQGLLQIKSVLDEEDTTPDAPLGQGVKDALQYMLDIGEKDGFTSKNVGNLAGHLEMGDGDEMLGILGHVDVVPEGDGWSVDPYGAVIKDGKIYARGSSDDKGPTIAAYYGMKIVKELGIPLGKRVRLIIGTDEESDWRGVNHYFEKEEMPSMGFVPDADFPIIYAEKGISDYDMVQSASTEPSDATCELLSFQSGRRYNMVPDFAEVHLKMQDGSDAINLEQKYQEFLSKSGVDGNATTNNDQVVLTLVGVSAHGAEPRNGKNAGIFMAQFLQAMELDVQGKKFVDTVAQFFNHSRGEMFGVSYQDDVSGELTINVGIMDYSKETGGRIGLNMRYPVTFDIEKGKQKIQDTLQNSGLQLENFTDSKPAYVEKNDPLIQTLKKVYEEQTGEKAELLAIGGGTYARALDHGVAFGALFPGREDVMHQKDEYAIVDDLLKATAIYAQAIYELAKTNE encoded by the coding sequence ATGGCTAATATCAATTGGATGGATGAAGTGTTAAAACGAAAAGAGGATTTCATCAAGGATCTACAAGGACTTTTGCAAATAAAAAGTGTCTTGGACGAAGAGGATACTACACCAGATGCACCACTTGGTCAAGGCGTTAAAGATGCTTTGCAATACATGTTGGACATTGGGGAGAAAGATGGTTTTACTTCTAAAAATGTAGGAAACTTGGCAGGGCATCTGGAAATGGGAGATGGAGATGAAATGCTCGGTATCTTGGGTCATGTAGATGTTGTACCTGAAGGGGATGGCTGGAGTGTTGATCCATATGGTGCCGTGATAAAGGATGGAAAGATTTATGCCCGTGGGTCCAGCGATGATAAAGGACCGACCATTGCTGCTTATTATGGCATGAAAATTGTAAAAGAGCTTGGGATTCCTCTTGGTAAAAGAGTTCGTTTGATTATTGGAACAGATGAAGAAAGCGACTGGCGTGGTGTTAATCATTATTTTGAAAAGGAAGAAATGCCGAGCATGGGGTTTGTGCCAGATGCAGATTTCCCAATCATTTATGCGGAGAAGGGTATCTCTGATTATGACATGGTACAGTCAGCCTCGACTGAACCATCCGATGCTACATGTGAATTATTGTCGTTTCAGTCGGGACGAAGATATAATATGGTACCTGATTTTGCGGAGGTTCATTTAAAAATGCAAGACGGATCAGATGCAATAAATTTAGAACAAAAATATCAGGAATTTCTCTCCAAATCAGGAGTAGATGGTAATGCCACCACAAATAATGATCAAGTCGTTTTGACATTGGTTGGCGTAAGTGCTCATGGTGCGGAACCGCGAAATGGCAAAAACGCTGGTATTTTTATGGCACAATTTCTGCAAGCAATGGAACTGGATGTACAAGGAAAGAAATTTGTTGACACTGTTGCGCAATTTTTTAATCATTCCCGTGGAGAGATGTTTGGCGTTTCTTATCAGGATGATGTCTCTGGTGAGCTAACCATCAACGTGGGAATCATGGACTACAGCAAGGAAACAGGTGGCCGTATTGGATTAAACATGCGTTATCCAGTTACATTTGACATTGAAAAAGGAAAGCAAAAAATACAAGACACATTACAAAATAGCGGGCTTCAATTAGAGAATTTCACCGATTCCAAGCCGGCTTATGTGGAAAAAAACGATCCACTTATCCAAACACTAAAAAAAGTATATGAGGAACAAACCGGAGAAAAAGCCGAACTGCTTGCTATCGGTGGAGGAACTTATGCGCGGGCGCTTGACCATGGAGTTGCATTTGGAGCTTTATTTCCCGGACGTGAAGATGTCATGCATCAAAAAGATGAATATGCCATTGTAGATGATTTATTAAAGGCAACTGCGATTTATGCACAGGCCATTTATGAATTGGCAAAGACCAATGAATAA